In Pedobacter heparinus DSM 2366, the following are encoded in one genomic region:
- the rpmF gene encoding 50S ribosomal protein L32 — protein MAHPKRKVSKSRRDKRRTHYKAEAPSLATCQTTGAIHIPHRAYNVDGNLYYNGKLVIENTSIG, from the coding sequence ATGGCACATCCAAAACGTAAAGTTTCTAAGAGCAGAAGAGATAAGAGAAGAACTCACTATAAAGCAGAAGCTCCTTCTTTAGCTACTTGTCAGACAACAGGTGCGATACACATTCCTCACCGCGCTTATAACGTTGATGGTAACTTATACTACAACGGTAAATTGGTTATTGAAAACACCTCAATAGGTTAA
- a CDS encoding HIT family protein gives MASIFSKIVSGEIPAHIVAETTEFLAFLDVSPLVMGHVLVIPKKEIDYIFDMDEESYFGLTLFAKIVATGLKEAFPCKKVGVAVIGLEVPHVHIHLIPMNNVSDMNFSRAKLQPTQEELAEAAVKIKAALSKD, from the coding sequence ATGGCCAGTATCTTTTCAAAAATAGTAAGCGGTGAAATACCCGCACATATTGTAGCAGAAACTACAGAATTTCTGGCATTTTTGGATGTGAGCCCATTGGTGATGGGGCACGTGCTGGTGATCCCCAAAAAGGAGATCGATTATATCTTCGATATGGATGAAGAAAGCTATTTCGGGTTAACCTTGTTTGCTAAAATTGTGGCGACAGGTTTAAAGGAAGCTTTTCCATGTAAAAAAGTGGGCGTTGCCGTAATTGGCCTGGAAGTACCACATGTGCATATCCATCTCATTCCAATGAATAATGTAAGTGATATGAATTTTAGTAGGGCAAAGCTGCAACCGACGCAGGAAGAACTTGCAGAGGCGGCGGTTAAGATTAAGGCAGCACTTTCTAAAGATTAA
- a CDS encoding YceD family protein, translated as MKPLKQFSIPFTGLKIGKHQFDFEIDNSFFDAFEYSLVKKGNLKAEVELDKQETMLILHFRISGTIVLDCDKCLAEFGAPINIQERQIVKFAEDELESDDLEIIVLSKKESEIDISELIYEFITVSVPYIKICEENGTGVKCDQEMIARLESLAVGSKQEEEEQNDDPRWAALKKLK; from the coding sequence TTGAAACCATTAAAACAATTTTCAATCCCATTTACAGGCTTAAAAATTGGCAAACATCAGTTTGATTTTGAGATTGATAACAGCTTTTTTGATGCTTTTGAATACTCTTTGGTTAAAAAGGGGAACTTAAAAGCAGAAGTTGAGCTAGACAAACAGGAAACAATGTTAATACTACATTTCCGCATTAGCGGTACCATAGTATTGGACTGCGATAAATGTTTAGCTGAATTTGGGGCACCGATAAATATACAGGAAAGGCAGATTGTAAAATTTGCTGAAGATGAGCTGGAAAGCGATGATCTGGAGATCATTGTACTGAGTAAAAAAGAAAGTGAGATTGACATCTCTGAACTGATTTACGAATTCATCACGGTATCGGTACCTTATATAAAGATATGTGAAGAGAACGGCACTGGAGTAAAATGCGACCAGGAGATGATTGCAAGACTGGAAAGTTTAGCGGTTGGATCAAAACAGGAAGAAGAAGAACAAAATGACGACCCAAGGTGGGCAGCGTTAAAGAAATTAAAATAA
- the greA gene encoding transcription elongation factor GreA: MTEVTYYTQDGLDKLKEELQYLKTTGRQLISRAIAEARDKGDLSENAEYDAAKEAQGLHEAKIAKMEATLSTARLIDESKLDTSKVLALSIVKIKNVKNGATMSYQLVAESEADLKTGKISVKSPIAKGLLGKSVGDTTEIEVPAGKMEFEILEISR, translated from the coding sequence ATGACAGAGGTAACATATTATACCCAAGATGGTTTAGATAAACTGAAAGAAGAACTGCAGTATTTAAAAACTACTGGCAGGCAGCTGATTTCAAGGGCGATAGCTGAGGCGAGAGATAAAGGTGATCTTTCTGAGAACGCTGAGTATGATGCTGCAAAAGAGGCGCAAGGCCTGCACGAGGCAAAAATTGCCAAAATGGAAGCTACACTTTCTACTGCCCGGTTGATAGATGAATCCAAATTGGATACATCAAAGGTACTTGCACTTTCTATCGTAAAGATCAAAAATGTTAAAAATGGTGCTACGATGTCATACCAGTTGGTAGCTGAATCTGAGGCCGATCTTAAAACCGGAAAAATCTCCGTAAAATCACCTATTGCAAAAGGATTATTGGGTAAATCTGTTGGTGATACCACAGAGATTGAAGTGCCCGCAGGGAAAATGGAATTTGAAATTTTAGAGATCAGCAGATAA
- a CDS encoding nucleotide pyrophosphohydrolase — MTIKEAQEAVDQWIATTGIRYFNELTNTAILMEEVGEVARIMSRKYGEQSFKKSDEAVDLGDEMADVLFVLICLANQTGIDLTAALEKNLVKKSIRDAERHKNNEKLQKKQGLH; from the coding sequence ATGACCATAAAAGAAGCACAGGAAGCGGTTGATCAATGGATAGCTACTACCGGCATCCGTTATTTTAATGAGCTGACCAATACAGCCATCCTGATGGAAGAGGTTGGTGAAGTCGCCCGGATCATGTCGCGTAAATACGGAGAACAATCGTTTAAAAAGAGTGATGAAGCCGTTGACCTGGGGGATGAAATGGCAGATGTACTGTTTGTACTGATCTGCCTGGCCAACCAGACAGGTATTGACCTGACCGCTGCTTTGGAGAAGAACCTGGTTAAAAAAAGCATCAGGGATGCGGAAAGGCATAAAAATAATGAGAAGCTACAAAAAAAGCAGGGTTTACATTGA
- the pdxA gene encoding 4-hydroxythreonine-4-phosphate dehydrogenase PdxA, whose translation MSNKIKIGISIGDINGIGLEVILKALSHNSILDYCTPIVYGHTKVASYHRKALGLTDFAFNVINEPATANPKKPNLINCWEEDVKIDLGISNETGGKYALISLQKATDALVKGEIDALVTAPINKHNIQSDTFKFPGHTEYLQEQSNSNDVLMFMISEDIRVGVVTGHIPVAAIAPHISKEKIVKKLMLMNESLKKDFWIEKPKIAVLGLNPHAGDNGLLGKEEENIIVPAIQEAFDKGIICFGPYPADGFFGNGSYKQFDAVLAMYHDQGLIPFKTIAFGTGVNFSAGLKIVRTSPDHGTGYDIAGKNLADPSSFIEAVFAATHIVKNRREQEALLGNQLRSGGKIIETPADMKDDAN comes from the coding sequence ATGAGCAATAAAATTAAAATTGGGATAAGCATAGGCGATATAAACGGCATCGGATTAGAAGTAATTTTGAAGGCCTTGTCGCACAACAGCATACTTGATTACTGTACACCAATAGTTTACGGGCATACAAAAGTTGCTTCTTATCATAGAAAGGCATTGGGGCTTACCGACTTCGCTTTTAATGTGATCAATGAACCGGCCACAGCAAACCCCAAAAAGCCCAACCTGATCAACTGCTGGGAGGAAGATGTCAAGATTGACCTTGGTATCTCAAACGAAACAGGCGGTAAGTATGCTTTAATATCTCTTCAAAAAGCTACCGATGCATTGGTAAAAGGAGAAATTGATGCGCTTGTTACCGCACCGATCAATAAACACAACATTCAATCGGATACTTTTAAATTTCCGGGACATACAGAATATTTACAGGAACAGAGCAACAGCAATGATGTACTGATGTTCATGATCAGCGAGGACATCCGTGTGGGTGTAGTAACGGGACACATTCCGGTTGCGGCTATTGCCCCCCACATCAGCAAAGAAAAAATTGTAAAAAAACTGATGTTGATGAACGAGAGCTTAAAGAAAGATTTCTGGATAGAAAAACCAAAAATTGCAGTACTTGGCTTAAATCCGCATGCCGGAGATAACGGCCTGTTAGGTAAAGAGGAGGAAAACATAATTGTACCTGCGATACAGGAGGCCTTTGATAAAGGCATAATTTGTTTTGGGCCATATCCTGCAGATGGTTTTTTTGGAAACGGCAGCTACAAACAGTTTGATGCAGTATTGGCGATGTACCATGATCAGGGACTGATCCCGTTTAAGACCATTGCTTTTGGCACCGGGGTTAACTTCTCTGCCGGACTAAAAATTGTACGTACCTCACCTGACCATGGTACCGGTTATGACATTGCTGGTAAAAATCTTGCAGATCCCTCTTCGTTTATTGAAGCCGTATTTGCAGCTACACATATAGTTAAGAACAGAAGAGAACAGGAAGCCTTACTTGGCAATCAATTAAGAAGCGGTGGAAAAATTATTGAAACTCCCGCCGATATGAAGGACGACGCGAATTAA
- a CDS encoding 2-hydroxyacid dehydrogenase — protein sequence MKGKILIVDDLHPIFKERAAAMGYDVHDRPLITRAETLAIIADYEGIAVRTKFLIDKELMEAAPNLKFIARAGAGLDNIDEAFAKLKGIKLLNAPEGNMDAVGEHAIGMLLALMNNFRNADTEVRKGVWDREGNRGYELKGKTVGIIGYGFMGKSFAKKLSGFDVHVIAYDKYKTGFSDAYAREVSMEEIVKQSDVLSLHIPLTPETRQMVNEEYLFHFRKPLFFINTARGEVVSTEAVLKAIAQGKILGAGLDVLEVEKFPALSNQEWYNALKLAEKVVLTPHVGGWTFDSYRKISEVLAEKLKDI from the coding sequence ATGAAAGGAAAGATCTTAATTGTTGATGACCTGCACCCTATATTTAAAGAAAGGGCTGCTGCAATGGGTTATGATGTACATGACCGCCCCTTGATTACCAGGGCAGAAACACTGGCCATCATTGCGGATTATGAAGGGATTGCTGTCCGCACCAAATTTTTAATAGATAAAGAATTAATGGAAGCAGCCCCAAACCTGAAATTCATTGCAAGGGCAGGGGCAGGACTGGATAATATTGATGAGGCCTTTGCCAAATTAAAGGGGATCAAATTACTGAATGCCCCCGAAGGCAATATGGATGCTGTAGGAGAACATGCTATTGGCATGTTGCTGGCGCTCATGAACAATTTTCGGAATGCTGATACAGAAGTGCGTAAGGGTGTGTGGGATAGAGAAGGTAACCGCGGATATGAACTAAAGGGTAAAACAGTTGGGATTATCGGTTATGGATTTATGGGCAAAAGCTTCGCTAAAAAGCTTTCCGGCTTTGATGTCCATGTCATTGCTTATGATAAATATAAAACGGGTTTTAGTGATGCCTATGCCAGGGAGGTCAGCATGGAAGAAATTGTAAAGCAAAGTGATGTGCTGAGCCTGCATATTCCTTTAACCCCCGAAACAAGGCAAATGGTAAATGAAGAATACCTGTTCCATTTTCGTAAACCCCTGTTTTTTATCAATACCGCCAGGGGCGAGGTGGTTAGCACCGAAGCCGTTTTAAAAGCGATAGCCCAGGGTAAGATACTCGGTGCGGGGCTGGATGTACTGGAGGTAGAAAAATTTCCGGCATTAAGCAATCAGGAATGGTATAATGCGCTTAAATTAGCTGAAAAGGTTGTGTTAACACCTCATGTTGGTGGCTGGACATTCGATTCTTACCGTAAGATTTCAGAAGTTCTGGCAGAAAAGTTAAAGGACATCTGA
- the rsmA gene encoding 16S rRNA (adenine(1518)-N(6)/adenine(1519)-N(6))-dimethyltransferase RsmA, with product MSLVRAKKHLGQHFLTDKNIAAKIVNGLVHTDKYKQVLEVGPGMGILSDLLLERKDLETYLIDIDVESYHFLQQKYPQLGSRLINGDFLALNLSDIFKDKYAIIGNFPYNISSQILFKILENRSSVVEMVGMFQKEVAERCASKEGTKDYGILSVLIQAYYHIEYLFTVKPGTFNPPPKVNSGVIRLSRNAVETLPCDEKLFWRTVKAGFNQRRKTLRNALSGIIPKDKMDEHPFFDKRAEQLSVNDFIVLTSHLAQLSK from the coding sequence ATGAGTTTGGTTAGGGCAAAAAAGCATTTGGGGCAACATTTTTTAACCGATAAAAACATTGCGGCCAAAATCGTAAATGGCCTTGTTCATACCGATAAATACAAACAGGTACTTGAAGTTGGGCCTGGCATGGGTATTTTGTCTGATCTGTTACTGGAGCGAAAAGATCTGGAAACCTATTTGATAGATATTGATGTAGAGTCCTATCATTTTTTGCAGCAAAAATATCCCCAACTTGGGAGCAGGTTGATAAATGGCGACTTTCTAGCCTTAAACCTGTCGGATATATTTAAGGATAAATATGCTATTATTGGCAATTTTCCGTACAATATATCTTCCCAGATTTTGTTCAAAATTCTCGAAAACAGGTCCAGTGTTGTAGAAATGGTTGGGATGTTTCAAAAGGAAGTGGCAGAACGCTGCGCTTCAAAAGAAGGGACCAAAGATTATGGGATATTGAGTGTGCTGATCCAGGCCTATTATCATATAGAATACCTGTTTACCGTTAAACCAGGTACATTTAACCCGCCACCAAAGGTAAATTCAGGAGTGATCAGGCTAAGCAGAAATGCTGTTGAAACATTACCCTGTGATGAAAAACTATTTTGGCGCACGGTAAAAGCAGGTTTTAACCAGCGCAGAAAAACCCTGAGAAATGCGCTTTCAGGTATTATCCCCAAAGACAAAATGGACGAACATCCATTTTTTGACAAAAGAGCCGAACAGTTGAGTGTGAACGATTTTATTGTGCTTACCTCTCACCTGGCTCAGTTGTCAAAGTAA
- the dtd gene encoding D-aminoacyl-tRNA deacylase, giving the protein MRAVIQRVVAASCQVDENITGSIDNGFLVLLGIEDADTAADLVWLAQKIAAMRVFGDENGLMNKALADIDGNILLVSQFTLFAATKKGNRPGFTRAARPEKAIPLYESMVKELSRLLGKAVQTGIFGADMKISLVNDGPVTIIIDTKNKE; this is encoded by the coding sequence ATGAGGGCAGTTATTCAAAGAGTTGTTGCAGCCAGCTGCCAAGTGGATGAAAATATTACAGGCAGCATTGACAATGGTTTTTTGGTATTGCTGGGTATTGAGGATGCAGATACAGCAGCAGACCTGGTATGGCTGGCACAAAAGATTGCTGCCATGCGTGTATTTGGAGATGAAAACGGTTTGATGAATAAGGCGCTGGCAGATATTGACGGGAATATTCTGCTGGTCAGTCAGTTTACCTTATTTGCGGCTACAAAGAAAGGAAACAGGCCTGGATTTACCCGGGCTGCCAGACCAGAAAAAGCAATCCCATTATATGAAAGCATGGTCAAAGAACTTTCCAGGCTATTGGGAAAAGCGGTACAGACCGGCATTTTTGGGGCAGACATGAAGATCAGCCTGGTTAATGATGGCCCGGTAACGATAATTATTGATACAAAAAACAAGGAATAA